From a single Peromyscus maniculatus bairdii isolate BWxNUB_F1_BW_parent chromosome 4, HU_Pman_BW_mat_3.1, whole genome shotgun sequence genomic region:
- the LOC102925667 gene encoding olfactory receptor 1J1, with protein MRLKNQSSVFEFLLLGLPIRPEQQNVFFTLFLAMYLTTVLGNLLIILLIRLDSRLHTPMYFFLSHLAFTDISFSSVTVPKMLTKVQSQHIAITYEGCVSQTYFFIFFADLDSFLITSMAYDRYVAICHPLHYTIIMSQSLCAMLVGMSWVIASACALLHTLLLAQLSFCADHTVPHFFCDLGALLKLSCSDTSLNQLVIFTAGLAAIMLPFLCILISYGRIGFTILRVPSTKGICKALSTCGSHLSVVALYYGAIIGLYFLPPSNSTNDNNIIASVMYTVVTPMLNPFIYSLRNKDMKGALRKLLNRKTDFSN; from the coding sequence ATGAGGCTCAAAAACCAGAGCAGTGTGTTTGAGTTCCTCCTCCTGGGGCTCCCTATCAGACCAGAGCAGCAGAATGTCTTCTTCACCCTGTTCCTGGCCATGTACCTGACCACGGTGCTGGGGAACCTGCTCATCATCCTGCTCATCAGGCTGGACTCTCgcctccacacacccatgtacttcttcctcagccaCTTGGCCTTCACAGACATTTCCTTTTCATCTGTCACTGTCCCAAAAATGTTAACAAAAGTGCAGAGCCAGCACATAGCCATCACCTATGAGGGGTGTGTTTCACAGACATactttttcatattctttgctGACTTGGACAGTTTCCTTATCACTTCAATGGCCTATGACAGGTATGTGGCCATCTGTCACCCTCTGCATTACACCATCATCATGAGTCAGAGCCTTTGTGCCATGCTGGTAGGTATGTCCTGGGTCATAGCTTCTGCTTGTGCTCTTTTGCACACTCTCCTCCTAGCCCAGCTTTCCTTCTGTGCTGACCATACTGTCCCCCATTTCTTCTGTGACCTGGGTGCCCTGCTCAAGTTGTCCTGCTCTGACACATCCCTCAACCAATTGGTAATCTTCACAGCAGGATTGGCAGCTATTATGCTTCCGTTTCTATGCATCCTCATTTCTTATGGCCGTATTGGATTCACTATCCTCCGGGTTCCCTCAACCAAGGGCATCTGCAAAGCCTTGTCTACTTGTGGGTCCCACCTCTCAGTGGTGGCTCTCTATTATGGGGCAATTATTGGTCTCTATTTTCTGCCACCATCCAACAGTACCAATGATAATAACATAATTGCTTCAGTGATGTACACAGTGGTCACTCCCATGCTGAATCCTTTCATTTATAGCTTGagaaataaagacatgaaagGGGCTTTAAGAAAACTCTTGAACAGGAAGACAGATTTTTCCaactga